Proteins encoded by one window of Tunturibacter psychrotolerans:
- a CDS encoding thioredoxin family protein, whose protein sequence is MPAIRTCKQCGQKNRVAANHLSDTGRCGACKTPLPPVDEPLQVDATLFDEIVSTSRVPILVDFWAEWCGPCHAAAPEVARTAKDMAGQALVLKVDTDKHQQLAARFNVRGIPNFAIFSAGKLVKQQAGVVGHDVMEGWLRSAAPAPTT, encoded by the coding sequence ATGCCTGCAATCCGAACCTGCAAACAGTGTGGCCAAAAAAATCGTGTTGCTGCAAATCACCTCTCTGACACGGGCCGTTGCGGTGCGTGTAAGACGCCTCTGCCACCGGTCGATGAACCTCTGCAGGTAGATGCAACTCTTTTCGACGAAATCGTTAGTACATCTCGCGTGCCGATTCTCGTAGACTTTTGGGCGGAGTGGTGTGGGCCGTGTCACGCCGCTGCTCCAGAGGTGGCGCGCACGGCAAAGGACATGGCTGGACAAGCCCTTGTGTTGAAAGTTGATACTGACAAACATCAGCAACTAGCCGCGAGGTTCAACGTGCGTGGTATCCCAAACTTCGCTATCTTCTCTGCCGGAAAACTTGTGAAACAACAGGCCGGCGTGGTCGGGCACGACGTGATGGAGGGATGGCTGCGATCTGCTGCACCGGCTCCGACCACTTGA